The following are from one region of the Coffea eugenioides isolate CCC68of chromosome 2, Ceug_1.0, whole genome shotgun sequence genome:
- the LOC113762400 gene encoding uncharacterized protein LOC113762400, which yields MAGKENQSPHPLVPGPANGTYVRTGDDEAGRGGSRELRRQKRKKYLLYFVAFVIFQTGVILIFTLTIMKVRTPRFRVRSATFDPFNVSRQPNNPTFDISMNAQVGVKNANFGRYKYQGTTMTFLYGGSQVGEGVISKSSVGWRSTKKFNVAVRLTSDNLTSNSQLAADLNANILRLTSQAELKGKVALTFIFNKKKSAKMNCTMDVFLTTEQLANISCD from the coding sequence ATGGCAGGAAAAGAGAACCAATCCCCACATCCACTGGTTCCGGGACCGGCCAACGGAACATACGTGAGAACCGGCGATGACGAGGCAGGAAGGGGAGGCTCCAGAGAGCTCCGTCGCCAGAAGCGGAAAAAGTATTTACTTTACTTCGTTGCCTTTGTCATCTTCCAAACTGGCGTTATCTTGATCTTCACACTGACGATCATGAAGGTCCGAACTCCGAGGTTCCGCGTCCGGTCCGCCACGTTCGACCCTTTCAACGTAAGCAGACAACCGAATAACCCTACATTCGATATAAGCATGAACGCTCAAGTTGGCGTCAAGAATGCAAATTTCGGCAGATACAAGTACCAGGGCACCACTATGACCTTTTTATACGGAGGCAGCCAAGTTGGGGAGGGCGTTATTTCGAAATCAAGCGTTGGATGGAGATCCACCAAGAAGTTTAACGTTGCCGTCCGACTCACTTCTGATAACTTAACATCAAATTCACAACTGGCAGCTGATTTGAACGCCAACATTTTGCGACTTACCAGCCAGGCTGAATTGAAGGGTAAAGTGGCGCTCACCTTTATATTCAACAAGAAGAAGAGCGCCAAAATGAATTGCACCATGGATGTCTTCCTCACCACCGAACAGCTGGCCAACATCTCATGCGACTGA